The Pimelobacter simplex genomic sequence GACGTCCTCCTCCTCGATGGGGAAGCCGAAGATCTCGTCCAGGTCGTCGACCGGGTAGCGCGAGGAGACCCGGACGCACTCGTCCGCAGGGTCGCCGACCTGCTCGACCTCGACCTCGGCCTCGTCGTGCTCGTCGGTGATCTCGCCGACGATCTCCTCGAGCAGGTCCTCGATGGTGATCAGGCCGGCGGTGCCGCCGTACTCGTCGACGACGATGGCGACGTGCCGGCGCCGGGCCTGCATCTCGCGCAGCAGGTCGTCGACCGGCTTGGACTCGGGCACCCAGTGGACCGGGCGCATGACCTCCTCGACGCGCTGGGTCAGCTCGACGTCGGGGGCCTCGAAGTCACGGCGGGCGACGTCCTTGAGGTAGGCGATGCCGCGCACGTCGTCGAGGTTCTCGCCGACCACCGGCACCCGGGAGTAGCCCGAGCGCAGGAAGAGCGACATCGTCTGGCGCAGGTTCTTGTGGGCCTCGATGTAGACGACGTCGCCGCGCGGCACCATCACCTCGCGCACGGTCGTGTCGCCGAGCTCGAAGACCGAGTGGATCATCTTGCGCTCGTCGGCCTCGATCAGCTCGGTGGCCTCGGCCATGTCGACGAGCTCGCGCAGCTCGGTCTCGGTCTGGAACGGGCCCTCGCGGAAGCCGCGGCCGGGCGTGATCGCGTTGCCGACCAGGATGAGCAGGCGCGGGATCGGGCCGAGGACGGTGGTCAGCATCGACAGCGGCCAGGCGCTCCAGAGCGCGACCGTCTCGGCGTGCTGCTTGCCGA encodes the following:
- a CDS encoding hemolysin family protein; protein product: MIADSLWPLGAAAVLVVLAGLFAAADAALAGFSRARAHEMLSEGRGGAQRLLAVLDDAPRHLNTALLLQLLSEIAAIVVVTLYVDERLDASWWARAGVALGVMLVVSFVVIGVAPRTVGKQHAETVALWSAWPLSMLTTVLGPIPRLLILVGNAITPGRGFREGPFQTETELRELVDMAEATELIEADERKMIHSVFELGDTTVREVMVPRGDVVYIEAHKNLRQTMSLFLRSGYSRVPVVGENLDDVRGIAYLKDVARRDFEAPDVELTQRVEEVMRPVHWVPESKPVDDLLREMQARRRHVAIVVDEYGGTAGLITIEDLLEEIVGEITDEHDEAEVEVEQVGDPADECVRVSSRYPVDDLDEIFGFPIEEEDVDSVGGLLAKHLGRVPIPGSVVEAYGLRFEAERAAGRRNKIGTVLISRVAPAAAELTDD